The proteins below come from a single Mesobacillus jeotgali genomic window:
- the atpB gene encoding F0F1 ATP synthase subunit A, which produces MHHEAPLLDLFGLTFNLANMLMITVASAVVFIIAVLSTRKLAMKPTGIQNFMEWVMDFVKGIINSTMDWKDGGRFHVLGITLLMYVFVSNMLGLPFSVVYDNYLWWKSPTADPVITLTLAVMVVGLSHYYGVKLKGTAEYGKEFFKPFWFMFPIKIIEEFANTLTLGLRLYGNIYAGEILLGLLAASLATGVGGHLAAALPMLVWQGFSVFVGAIQAFIFTMLTMVYLSHKVSHDH; this is translated from the coding sequence ATGCATCATGAAGCTCCATTATTAGATTTATTTGGGCTTACTTTTAACTTAGCAAACATGCTGATGATCACAGTGGCATCTGCTGTTGTTTTCATCATTGCAGTTCTTTCCACTCGTAAGCTTGCGATGAAACCGACGGGAATACAGAATTTCATGGAATGGGTTATGGATTTCGTCAAAGGGATCATCAACAGCACGATGGACTGGAAGGATGGGGGAAGATTTCACGTCCTTGGAATCACATTGCTTATGTATGTGTTTGTTTCCAACATGCTGGGACTGCCGTTCTCTGTCGTATACGACAATTACCTATGGTGGAAATCACCGACAGCTGACCCAGTCATCACACTGACTCTTGCAGTCATGGTGGTAGGACTTTCCCATTATTATGGCGTCAAACTTAAAGGGACTGCCGAATACGGCAAGGAATTCTTTAAGCCGTTTTGGTTCATGTTCCCGATCAAGATCATTGAAGAGTTCGCGAATACGCTCACTCTTGGTCTTCGTCTTTACGGTAACATTTACGCAGGTGAGATCCTGTTGGGTCTGCTTGCAGCCAGCCTCGCAACCGGAGTAGGTGGACACTTGGCCGCAGCACTTCCGATGCTTGTATGGCAAGGTTTCTCCGTTTTCGTCGGAGCAATCCAGGCATTT
- a CDS encoding ATP synthase subunit I, with protein sequence MEIQDLFIRQRKYIFTLLSLYVLGYGFTSYQSVFAGLIFGTSLSLFNLWLLARKMNNFGDSVVQGKKVRSLGSLSRLATGALAVIVAMEYPDRIDLVFTILGLMTAYIVIMIDFFVQSFLRK encoded by the coding sequence ATGGAAATACAGGACTTGTTTATTCGTCAGCGCAAATACATATTCACCTTGTTGTCTTTATACGTACTCGGGTACGGCTTTACAAGCTATCAATCTGTTTTTGCTGGGTTGATCTTTGGTACAAGCCTGAGCCTTTTTAATTTATGGCTGCTTGCGAGGAAAATGAACAACTTCGGGGATTCGGTGGTACAGGGGAAGAAGGTGCGCTCGCTCGGCTCGTTGTCGAGGCTTGCGACAGGTGCGCTTGCTGTAATCGTTGCGATGGAATACCCTGATCGCATTGACCTTGTATTTACGATTTTGGGATTAATGACAGCTTATATTGTCATTATGATAGATTTTTTTGTCCAGTCTTTTTTACGTAAATAG
- a CDS encoding AtpZ/AtpI family protein → MRRNNRHPFQAMALMSAILSQLVGSILIGIFSGRWLDRTLGTEPLFLIFGLLIGLAAGVYAMLRLIQHFFSGD, encoded by the coding sequence ATGCGCCGAAACAACCGCCACCCTTTTCAAGCGATGGCACTCATGTCCGCTATACTATCTCAATTGGTAGGCTCCATTTTAATTGGCATTTTCTCCGGAAGATGGCTTGACCGTACCCTTGGTACAGAGCCACTTTTCTTAATATTCGGATTGCTGATCGGATTGGCGGCAGGTGTTTATGCCATGCTCCGCCTCATCCAACACTTCTTTTCGGGAGACTAG
- a CDS encoding S8 family serine peptidase, whose amino-acid sequence MKRTILIIFPIILILAAFQQPQKLQLPPIPQEDPQTEKVAIVLTKRQPKEQEIHSQLKKLKNTKLRRIFTHAVTGYSVKGPVSELQKLKELNDIQLLSEVNTYKVENSAHLPTPYKRSDSFIDHFELIGTEAVHGILDEKGNRLTGKGITIGVIDTGIDYDHPDLRRSFAGGHDLVDGDDDPMETKGAGFRSTLHGTHVAGVIAANGRMRGIAPDAKLVAYRALGPGGSGTTEQVIAAIDEAIKDKVDILNLSLGNDVNGPDLPISLALNKAVDEGIVAVTSSGNSGPNRWTVGSPGTASKAISVGASTPPMNVPYLNAPGISKEIRLELLQGSDNWNITQSENLVFAGLGTKEEMKGVRDKIVLVERGTLTFTEKAKNAFEAGAIGVIIYNNTKGTFFGNLEERMPIPVAAISKEEGLALKKQLDKNSMLIRMNLIEEKDILADFSSRGPVTVTWEIKPDIVAPGVAINSTIPGGYLPLQGTSMAAPHIAGAAALIKQAHPDWSPAEIKAAIMNTAKDITDREGKRYRTFEQGAGRIQLEAAINTESLIIPGSLQFGKFQLADNMHRHSAKLTVKNTGTAIKTYSFSIPKKEKGIEWELPMSFSLKPNEAKVMELAMIANPALLKDKIHDGGLFIDDGKNKIRIPYIYVVEEPDYPRVMGFDFAPADNGEAYRYEVYLPGGAEEFGIALFDPDQYRFVGFLDWGRKLEKGMVGKEIPLENLPDEGMYLAKVFARKKGRESTIDAMIFISKNTAAGQR is encoded by the coding sequence ATGAAGCGTACGATCTTAATCATTTTTCCCATTATCCTGATACTCGCTGCTTTTCAACAACCGCAAAAACTGCAGCTACCGCCGATTCCTCAGGAAGATCCCCAAACAGAAAAAGTAGCGATTGTATTAACGAAACGCCAGCCCAAAGAGCAAGAAATCCACTCTCAGCTAAAGAAGCTCAAGAATACAAAGCTCCGCCGCATCTTCACGCATGCGGTCACTGGATACTCTGTTAAGGGGCCAGTTTCCGAGCTTCAAAAATTAAAAGAGTTGAATGACATCCAACTTTTATCTGAAGTGAATACGTACAAGGTGGAGAACTCAGCCCATCTGCCAACCCCATACAAACGCAGCGATAGCTTTATCGATCATTTTGAATTGATTGGAACGGAAGCGGTCCATGGAATTCTCGATGAAAAAGGCAATCGACTGACAGGAAAGGGTATAACAATCGGGGTAATCGATACAGGAATTGATTATGATCACCCTGACTTGCGAAGGAGTTTTGCCGGGGGGCATGACCTGGTTGATGGAGATGATGACCCGATGGAAACGAAGGGCGCCGGATTTCGAAGCACTCTGCACGGCACGCATGTGGCTGGCGTCATCGCGGCGAACGGCAGGATGAGAGGAATCGCTCCTGATGCGAAATTGGTTGCCTACCGGGCGCTTGGCCCGGGAGGAAGCGGCACTACAGAGCAAGTCATCGCTGCCATTGATGAAGCGATCAAGGATAAAGTCGATATCCTCAATCTATCGCTCGGAAATGATGTCAATGGTCCGGACCTGCCCATCAGTCTGGCGCTTAACAAGGCGGTGGACGAAGGAATCGTCGCGGTCACTTCATCGGGAAATTCTGGTCCTAATCGGTGGACTGTAGGATCGCCAGGCACCGCATCAAAGGCCATCTCGGTTGGCGCGTCAACTCCTCCGATGAATGTGCCGTATCTCAACGCCCCAGGCATATCTAAGGAAATAAGGCTCGAACTATTACAGGGCTCGGACAATTGGAATATTACCCAGAGTGAAAATCTTGTTTTTGCAGGACTGGGTACGAAAGAGGAAATGAAAGGTGTAAGAGATAAGATTGTACTCGTCGAACGGGGGACGCTTACTTTTACCGAAAAAGCGAAGAACGCATTTGAAGCTGGAGCAATCGGGGTGATCATCTATAACAATACGAAGGGAACGTTCTTTGGCAACCTGGAAGAGAGGATGCCGATTCCCGTGGCTGCGATCAGTAAAGAAGAAGGACTGGCGCTTAAAAAACAGCTCGATAAAAATTCGATGCTGATTCGCATGAATTTAATAGAAGAAAAAGATATTCTTGCTGACTTCAGCTCCCGCGGCCCGGTAACGGTCACCTGGGAAATCAAGCCGGATATTGTTGCGCCCGGCGTGGCGATCAACAGTACGATTCCAGGAGGATACCTCCCGCTTCAGGGAACAAGCATGGCAGCGCCCCATATTGCAGGAGCAGCAGCCCTGATCAAGCAGGCGCATCCAGACTGGTCACCGGCTGAAATCAAGGCAGCCATCATGAACACGGCCAAGGATATTACCGATCGTGAAGGCAAGAGATATCGGACATTCGAACAAGGGGCAGGAAGAATCCAGCTGGAGGCAGCAATAAACACCGAAAGCCTGATCATTCCGGGGTCTCTGCAATTTGGCAAATTCCAGCTTGCCGATAACATGCACCGGCACAGTGCGAAGCTGACAGTCAAAAATACAGGTACAGCAATAAAAACCTATTCATTTTCCATTCCAAAAAAGGAAAAGGGGATCGAGTGGGAGCTGCCAATGAGCTTTTCGCTGAAACCGAACGAAGCAAAAGTCATGGAGCTCGCGATGATAGCCAACCCTGCCTTGCTGAAAGATAAAATCCATGACGGGGGACTTTTTATAGATGATGGAAAAAATAAAATCAGGATTCCATATATTTACGTTGTAGAAGAACCGGACTACCCGCGGGTGATGGGCTTCGACTTCGCGCCGGCGGATAATGGGGAAGCGTATCGCTATGAAGTCTATTTACCTGGTGGAGCTGAAGAGTTTGGCATCGCTCTATTTGATCCGGACCAATACCGCTTCGTCGGGTTCCTTGATTGGGGAAGGAAGCTTGAAAAGGGAATGGTCGGAAAAGAAATACCATTGGAAAATCTGCCGGATGAAGGAATGTACCTTGCGAAGGTTTTTGCAAGAAAGAAAGGGCGGGAGAGCACGATCGACGCAATGATTTTCATAAGTAAAAATACAGCGGCCGGACAAAGGTGA
- the wecB gene encoding non-hydrolyzing UDP-N-acetylglucosamine 2-epimerase, which produces MTKPIKVMTIFGTRPEAIKMAPLVLELQKHPEHFESIVTVTAQHRQMLDQVLNIFNITPDHDLNIMKDRQTLIDVTTRGLEGLDKVMKEVKPDIVLVHGDTTTTFVASLAAYYNQIVVGHVEAGLRTWNKYSPFPEEMNRQLTGVMADLHFAPTSKSAANLLQENKSEENIFVTGNTAIDALTTTVKETYQHEVLDKLGNDRLILMTAHRRENLGEPMRNMFRAIKRIVDEQRDVQVVYPVHLNPVVRELADEVLGNDPRIHLIEPLDVIDFHNFASRAHLILTDSGGVQEEAPSLGVPVLVLRDTTERPEGIEAGTLKLAGNEEQPIYQMATELLTDQEAYEKMAKASNPYGDGRASERICEAIRYYFKRTENRPEQYK; this is translated from the coding sequence TTGACTAAGCCAATTAAAGTAATGACAATTTTTGGGACACGCCCGGAAGCAATTAAAATGGCTCCGCTTGTCCTCGAATTACAGAAACACCCTGAACACTTTGAATCAATCGTTACGGTAACCGCCCAGCACCGCCAAATGCTGGACCAGGTACTGAACATTTTCAATATCACGCCAGACCACGACCTCAACATCATGAAGGATCGCCAAACTTTGATTGATGTAACAACAAGAGGTTTGGAAGGCCTGGATAAAGTAATGAAGGAAGTTAAGCCGGATATCGTGCTTGTGCATGGAGATACGACAACTACGTTTGTGGCGAGTCTTGCGGCGTATTATAACCAGATTGTTGTTGGCCATGTCGAGGCAGGCCTGAGAACGTGGAATAAGTATTCTCCATTCCCTGAGGAAATGAACCGCCAGTTGACAGGAGTCATGGCAGATCTTCACTTCGCTCCGACTTCCAAATCGGCGGCTAATTTGCTGCAGGAAAACAAGTCTGAAGAAAATATCTTCGTAACCGGCAACACGGCCATCGATGCACTAACGACGACGGTAAAAGAAACCTATCAGCATGAAGTTCTCGATAAGTTGGGTAATGACCGCTTGATCCTGATGACTGCACACCGACGCGAAAACCTTGGTGAGCCAATGCGCAATATGTTCCGTGCCATCAAGCGAATCGTTGACGAACAGCGTGATGTACAAGTTGTTTATCCAGTTCACTTGAATCCTGTGGTCCGTGAACTGGCTGATGAAGTGCTTGGCAATGACCCGCGCATCCATCTGATCGAGCCTCTTGACGTCATTGATTTCCATAACTTCGCTTCACGCGCGCATCTCATCCTGACTGATTCAGGCGGTGTGCAGGAAGAAGCGCCGTCATTAGGCGTGCCTGTACTCGTTCTTCGCGACACAACCGAGCGTCCAGAAGGCATCGAGGCAGGAACATTGAAGCTAGCTGGAAACGAAGAGCAGCCAATTTACCAAATGGCAACAGAACTGCTGACAGACCAGGAAGCATATGAAAAAATGGCCAAAGCCTCAAACCCATACGGTGACGGACGCGCATCAGAACGAATTTGCGAAGCAATTCGATACTACTTCAAGCGCACCGAAAATCGTCCTGAACAATATAAATAA